The DNA region TCTTCAGGCTTCCCGTCACGTCCGATTGGATGAGCCGCTCGAATCCCTTCTAGAACACTTGGATCATCACCTGCCATGTGAACAAAATCCTTCAGCATTTGTGTATCAATTGTGCCTGGACCAACTGCATTGATACGAATACCGGATTTAGCATAATCTAAGGCTGCACATCGCGTTAGCCCCAAGATGGCATGTTTGCTGGCGGTGTATGGAGAAAATCCAGATGTAGCAGTCACGCCAGCGATCGAGGACATATTGACAATTGCACCGCCGTATTTGAGCATGTGTGGAATCTCGTACTTCATACACAAATATGTCCCTTTCGCGTTTGTATTCATCACACGGTCATAGATCTCTTCAGGTTGGTCAGCCAGTGGATTGGGAGCAAGTGTAATTCCTGCGTTGTTAAAGGCATAATCGAGCCTTCCATAAGCAGCAATAGTCTTGTCTACCATTGCTTTGACTGACGCAGCTTGACTGACATCTGTTTGAACAAACAGGGCTGTGCCATTCGCTTTTTGAATTAGTTCAACGGTTTCCCTGCCCGTATCAATTTCTTGATCGGCAACAACCACTTTTGCGCCTTCACGAGCAAAGGCAATCGCGGTTGCCTGACCAATCCCAGAACTACCACCCGTAACAATCACGACTTTTTCATCAAATGCGTACATCTTTCAAACTCCTTATTTCTGATTGCAAGCACGAAAACTAACTTGATGCCTTTAATGTATTGGCAACAAGCAGTGCATTTCGCTCGGTTTCTTGCGATCGGCTTCGGAATCTTGCTACTTTCTTCAATGGCTGTGACGGTAGG from Chlorogloeopsis sp. ULAP01 includes:
- a CDS encoding SDR family oxidoreductase, with product MYAFDEKVVIVTGGSSGIGQATAIAFAREGAKVVVADQEIDTGRETVELIQKANGTALFVQTDVSQAASVKAMVDKTIAAYGRLDYAFNNAGITLAPNPLADQPEEIYDRVMNTNAKGTYLCMKYEIPHMLKYGGAIVNMSSIAGVTATSGFSPYTASKHAILGLTRCAALDYAKSGIRINAVGPGTIDTQMLKDFVHMAGDDPSVLEGIRAAHPIGRDGKPEEVASAVLWLCSDGASFVTGQMLMVDGGFTVQ